The following proteins are encoded in a genomic region of Cyclonatronum proteinivorum:
- a CDS encoding addiction module protein — protein sequence MANTFKEIETSALRLSDKQRARLASRLLDSLEKRKEIGVEQAWLQEIERRNSEFESGEVELIPATEVMAKARSLLS from the coding sequence ATGGCAAACACATTTAAAGAAATCGAAACCTCGGCGCTAAGACTTAGTGACAAGCAGCGTGCTCGACTTGCATCAAGACTTCTTGACAGTTTAGAAAAGCGCAAGGAAATCGGTGTGGAGCAGGCATGGCTACAGGAGATTGAACGTCGTAATAGTGAATTTGAATCAGGGGAAGTCGAATTAATTCCTGCCACAGAAGTCATGGCTAAAGCCCGAAGCCTTTTATCTTAA
- a CDS encoding antitoxin VbhA family protein, with protein sequence MFNTIEIDRENLTIMGVKFSDLKTLESTASALGSNMFEGFKPTPKGIEIIRDYVTGKITLAELVAFAQEKAYV encoded by the coding sequence ATGTTTAATACGATAGAAATAGACCGGGAAAATCTGACCATAATGGGCGTTAAGTTTTCGGACCTTAAAACGCTTGAAAGTACAGCAAGCGCTTTGGGAAGTAATATGTTTGAAGGGTTTAAACCTACTCCAAAAGGAATTGAAATCATAAGGGACTATGTGACAGGGAAAATAACCTTAGCTGAACTTGTGGCATTCGCCCAGGAAAAAGCTTATGTCTGA
- a CDS encoding CBS domain-containing protein, which yields MGIQSISIATDPEARKVFLRHLIDDVQALQHMLDAGMIESGITRLGAEQEFCLVNSFYKPSRNNLRVLQSIDDPHFTTELARYNLEINLDPMELRAGTLNDMAAQLRELLGKAERAAALHGEKVVLAGILPSIDYRCVQIDYLTPRERYRTLDAMLKKLRGGDFELNLSGVDELIIKHRNILFEACNTSFQMHYQVDPADFVARYNWAQAIAGPLLSVCVNSPLLIGRQLWAETRIPLFQQSIDTRSKGFNMRERQQRVTFGNRWISEPTDVYKSDIARHTILFSTDIEKSSLDILKEGGIPKLPALTLHNGTVYKWNRPCYGVGGGVPHLRIENRYIPSGPTPEDEIANLALWTGLMHGMPDRYEDIAQIMPFEHAKENFQKAAMWGIGSIMWWEGEYIGAKRLVMDKLIPIADEGLEKAGIPEEERFKWLSIVLKRTANYNTGSRWMLHGFRALRKDLSRDEACTALTAILHKRQQSGKVVSRWEPAKTEELEGIRMRYEIAGNAMTTDLITVQEHDLADMVLRIMDWRNIRHLPVEDNEGRLLGLITKAGLTAWFHAHPDQPYATAADVMQPDPLTISASMEIEAVLDLMERNKLSCLPVVTEGLLAGLITDKDAAKIRARQRRIERKKRG from the coding sequence ATGGGGATTCAGAGTATTTCAATCGCAACAGACCCGGAAGCCCGGAAAGTTTTTCTGCGCCATCTGATTGATGACGTGCAGGCCCTGCAGCACATGCTCGATGCCGGGATGATTGAAAGCGGCATCACACGTCTCGGGGCGGAACAGGAGTTCTGTCTGGTTAACAGTTTCTACAAGCCCTCCCGCAACAACCTGCGGGTGCTGCAATCCATCGATGATCCCCATTTCACGACCGAGCTCGCCCGCTACAACCTTGAAATCAATCTGGATCCGATGGAGCTCCGGGCCGGTACGCTTAACGATATGGCGGCACAGCTGCGCGAGCTGCTGGGGAAAGCGGAGCGGGCGGCGGCGCTGCACGGCGAAAAGGTGGTGCTTGCCGGCATCCTGCCCTCCATTGATTACCGCTGTGTGCAGATTGATTACCTCACGCCCCGGGAGCGCTACCGCACCCTCGATGCCATGCTCAAAAAACTGCGTGGCGGGGATTTTGAGCTGAACCTTTCAGGCGTGGATGAACTCATCATCAAGCACCGCAACATTCTGTTTGAGGCCTGCAACACAAGCTTTCAGATGCACTATCAGGTTGATCCGGCGGATTTCGTGGCGCGGTACAACTGGGCGCAGGCCATCGCGGGTCCGCTGCTGTCGGTTTGCGTGAACTCGCCCCTGCTGATCGGGCGGCAGCTCTGGGCGGAAACCCGTATCCCGCTGTTTCAGCAAAGCATCGATACCCGGAGCAAGGGCTTCAACATGCGCGAACGGCAGCAACGCGTCACCTTTGGCAACCGCTGGATTTCGGAGCCGACGGATGTGTACAAAAGCGATATTGCCCGGCACACCATTTTGTTTTCAACCGATATTGAGAAGAGCTCGCTGGATATTCTGAAGGAGGGCGGCATTCCGAAACTGCCTGCCCTCACCCTGCACAACGGCACCGTGTACAAGTGGAACCGGCCCTGCTACGGGGTAGGCGGCGGCGTGCCGCATCTGCGCATTGAAAACCGCTATATCCCTTCCGGTCCGACCCCCGAGGACGAAATCGCCAACCTCGCCCTTTGGACAGGACTCATGCACGGCATGCCGGATCGCTACGAAGATATTGCGCAAATCATGCCCTTTGAGCACGCCAAAGAAAACTTTCAAAAGGCGGCCATGTGGGGGATTGGTAGCATCATGTGGTGGGAAGGCGAATACATCGGCGCCAAGCGGCTGGTCATGGACAAGCTGATTCCCATCGCGGATGAGGGCCTGGAGAAAGCGGGCATTCCGGAAGAGGAGCGCTTTAAATGGCTGAGCATAGTGCTGAAGCGCACCGCAAACTACAATACCGGCTCGCGCTGGATGCTGCACGGGTTCCGCGCCCTCCGCAAAGACCTGAGCCGGGACGAAGCCTGTACCGCGCTCACGGCCATCCTGCACAAACGGCAGCAATCCGGCAAGGTCGTTAGCCGCTGGGAGCCGGCCAAAACCGAGGAGCTGGAAGGCATCCGCATGCGGTATGAAATCGCCGGCAATGCGATGACGACCGACCTCATCACCGTGCAGGAACACGATCTGGCGGATATGGTGCTGCGCATCATGGACTGGCGCAACATTCGTCATCTGCCGGTTGAGGACAACGAGGGCCGCCTGCTCGGCCTCATCACCAAGGCCGGACTCACGGCCTGGTTTCACGCTCATCCCGATCAGCCCTATGCGACTGCTGCCGATGTAATGCAGCCCGATCCGCTCACGATTTCGGCAAGTATGGAAATCGAGGCCGTGCTCGACCTCATGGAGCGCAACAAACTGAGCTGCCTGCCGGTCGTGACCGAAGGCCTGCTCGCGGGCCTCATCACCGATAAGGACGCAGCGAAAATCCGGGCGCGTCAGCGGAGGATTGAGAGGAAGAAGCGGGGCTGA
- a CDS encoding Panacea domain-containing protein produces MDKFTLSIYIVQHYEGTTPMKLQKLLYYCYVWQLVAGKKSFEANFEAWQHGPVEPDIYYKYKHFGREPITDMDFISAKPAAEIHFILESYAVLSAIELSKTTHLENPWKKYVKEGGRIPDQELTAFYQQQPFAWNFPLNNKTAQKYYPPKTAGHYSFTFDMKKDYVPEYSSLEEYLEGVKTAKKQLNEIAFESWHCEPVS; encoded by the coding sequence ATGGATAAATTCACGCTTTCAATTTACATCGTGCAACATTACGAAGGCACAACGCCAATGAAGCTTCAAAAGCTGCTCTACTATTGCTATGTTTGGCAGTTGGTCGCGGGTAAAAAATCATTTGAAGCCAATTTTGAAGCCTGGCAACACGGACCTGTTGAGCCGGATATTTACTACAAATACAAGCATTTCGGCCGGGAACCGATTACTGATATGGATTTCATCAGCGCTAAGCCTGCAGCGGAAATTCATTTTATCCTGGAAAGTTATGCCGTGTTATCAGCTATAGAACTATCAAAAACAACACATTTGGAAAATCCCTGGAAAAAATATGTCAAAGAGGGGGGACGAATACCGGATCAGGAACTTACGGCATTTTATCAACAGCAGCCTTTTGCCTGGAATTTTCCGCTTAACAACAAGACTGCTCAAAAGTACTATCCCCCGAAAACGGCTGGTCACTATTCGTTTACTTTTGATATGAAAAAAGACTACGTGCCCGAATATTCAAGTTTAGAAGAATATCTTGAAGGGGTAAAAACGGCTAAAAAGCAGCTGAATGAAATTGCCTTTGAGTCATGGCATTGCGAACCGGTCTCATAG
- a CDS encoding Fic/DOC family protein has translation MSDAYRYIDPDFSYTDPDTGLLRNLLDITDPETLLFVESSVVTKRLQELYENPIKIKGVDSLFQIHKHLFQDIYIWAGKKRTVEISKDGKQFFPTSHFDNAFRYIDQLIAEFRKIPKDNKKLICEKLAEILDTVNYLHPFRDGNGRAQRELSRLLALEKGLSLNLNPADNKSVYERYMQGTIESDVKTLTALIFELIDTNDKAN, from the coding sequence ATGTCTGATGCTTACAGATATATAGACCCTGACTTTAGCTACACTGATCCTGATACAGGACTTTTAAGAAATTTATTGGATATCACAGACCCTGAGACATTGCTCTTTGTTGAAAGTAGTGTGGTAACAAAACGCCTTCAAGAGCTGTATGAAAACCCCATTAAAATCAAAGGTGTTGACAGCCTTTTTCAGATTCACAAACATTTATTCCAGGACATATATATTTGGGCTGGGAAAAAACGTACCGTTGAAATCAGTAAAGACGGCAAACAGTTCTTCCCGACTTCACACTTTGACAACGCTTTCAGATATATTGACCAATTAATTGCTGAGTTCAGGAAAATTCCGAAAGACAACAAAAAACTAATTTGCGAAAAATTGGCGGAAATCTTAGATACCGTTAACTATTTACACCCATTTAGAGACGGAAACGGACGAGCTCAAAGAGAACTTTCCAGACTATTGGCTTTAGAAAAAGGCTTGTCACTGAACCTTAACCCGGCAGATAACAAAAGTGTTTACGAACGCTATATGCAAGGAACCATTGAAAGTGACGTAAAGACTTTGACAGCGTTGATTTTTGAGTTAATTGATACGAATGACAAGGCTAATTAA
- a CDS encoding endonuclease/exonuclease/phosphatase family protein, producing the protein MKTYYFAWWNVENLFDTEDCPDRPDYLQSRLRRVLEGWTEAVLDQKLNQLAHIILKMNGSAGPDLIGLCEVESKAVIDKLIGKLRAAGRQYTAAHHPGNDNRGIDVAFIYDADLFTFEGLFHFEVLKRSATRDLLQINLKTKPGNHPLLVIGNHWPSRRGGEYGSEPYRIMAAETLSYWMERIFEIRTPNIPVIVMGDFNDEPFNRALTDYALSSNSLTRVRNARIPRLYNLMWPVLGAADGTFYFNNFPVVLDQLLVSRGMLLANAPIRLSTFSDGSYARVEKFPEMVSGGMYPDPIRFGRPASGVYNPQTGYSDHYPVAMMVEERG; encoded by the coding sequence ATGAAAACCTACTATTTCGCCTGGTGGAATGTTGAAAACCTGTTTGACACCGAAGACTGTCCGGACCGGCCGGATTACCTGCAGTCGCGGCTGCGGCGCGTACTCGAAGGCTGGACGGAAGCCGTACTCGACCAAAAGCTGAATCAGCTCGCGCACATCATCCTGAAAATGAACGGCAGCGCTGGTCCTGACCTCATCGGCCTGTGCGAAGTGGAGAGCAAGGCCGTGATTGATAAGCTGATCGGCAAGCTCAGGGCCGCGGGCCGGCAGTACACGGCCGCCCATCATCCCGGCAATGACAACCGCGGCATTGATGTAGCCTTCATTTATGACGCTGATCTGTTTACGTTTGAAGGCCTCTTCCATTTCGAAGTGCTCAAGCGCAGCGCAACCCGCGACCTGCTTCAGATTAACCTGAAGACCAAGCCGGGCAATCATCCGCTGCTTGTGATCGGCAATCATTGGCCTTCGCGCCGGGGCGGGGAGTATGGTTCAGAACCGTACCGCATTATGGCCGCCGAAACGCTCAGCTACTGGATGGAACGCATATTTGAGATCCGCACCCCCAATATTCCGGTCATCGTGATGGGGGATTTCAACGATGAGCCGTTTAACCGCGCGCTGACCGACTACGCGCTGTCCTCCAACTCATTGACCCGCGTGCGAAACGCCCGCATTCCGCGCCTCTACAACCTGATGTGGCCGGTGCTCGGCGCGGCAGACGGCACCTTTTACTTCAACAACTTCCCGGTGGTGTTAGATCAGCTGCTGGTATCGCGCGGCATGCTGCTCGCCAACGCCCCGATACGCCTGAGCACCTTCAGCGACGGCAGCTATGCGCGGGTCGAAAAATTCCCCGAAATGGTAAGCGGCGGCATGTACCCCGACCCCATCCGCTTCGGCAGACCTGCTTCAGGCGTGTATAATCCCCAAACCGGTTACAGCGACCATTACCCGGTAGCGATGATGGTTGAAGAGCGCGGTTAG
- the tyrA gene encoding bifunctional chorismate mutase/prephenate dehydrogenase: MSTSLEELRKRLDTIDESVLRLLAERQDIIRQVAETKRKTGVPVYVAGREQEKTDRFREQAAQLGISPDWAEDFLRMMMSASRANQSEATFPSATPEPKTWLIVGGEGGMGRLYAELIRKSGHQVRTLDRNDWLKARALTEGADVVLVTVPINLTGDVITRIARFMSPEQLLCDFTSIKAEYVNLMLQAHDGPVVGLHPMHGPDVRQVSRQLMVVCEGRQPEAAEWLIRQFELWGMRIKRADADMHDRAMHLVQGLRHFVALLHASFMNRLDLRPEDMLDYSSPIYRAELMMTGRIFAQDARLYADIVFSDAERIRMLTDFLGHHTALAEMVRTGDKERFIREFETATDFFGAFGAQALKESGYLINRLADRFG; this comes from the coding sequence ATGAGTACATCCCTTGAAGAGCTTCGCAAAAGGCTCGATACCATTGACGAATCCGTCCTGCGGCTGCTGGCCGAACGGCAGGACATCATCCGGCAGGTTGCCGAAACCAAGCGCAAAACCGGGGTGCCGGTGTATGTTGCCGGGCGGGAGCAGGAAAAAACCGACCGCTTTCGCGAGCAGGCCGCACAGCTCGGCATTTCCCCCGACTGGGCGGAGGATTTTTTACGCATGATGATGAGCGCCTCCCGCGCCAATCAGTCGGAAGCGACCTTCCCAAGCGCGACGCCGGAACCGAAAACTTGGCTGATTGTCGGCGGCGAAGGCGGCATGGGGCGGCTGTATGCGGAACTGATCCGGAAAAGCGGGCATCAGGTACGCACGCTCGACCGCAACGATTGGCTCAAGGCCCGCGCGCTCACCGAAGGCGCCGATGTCGTTCTCGTGACCGTGCCCATCAACCTCACCGGAGATGTCATTACGCGCATTGCCCGATTTATGTCGCCGGAGCAGCTCCTATGCGATTTCACGAGCATCAAGGCCGAGTATGTGAACCTCATGCTGCAGGCGCACGACGGACCGGTTGTCGGGCTGCACCCCATGCACGGGCCCGATGTACGGCAGGTTTCGCGTCAGCTGATGGTCGTCTGCGAGGGACGTCAGCCGGAAGCCGCGGAATGGCTCATCCGGCAGTTTGAGCTTTGGGGCATGCGCATCAAGCGGGCCGACGCGGACATGCACGACCGCGCCATGCATTTGGTGCAGGGCCTGCGGCACTTTGTTGCCTTGCTGCATGCTTCCTTCATGAACCGCCTCGACCTGCGTCCGGAAGACATGCTTGACTACAGCAGCCCCATCTACCGGGCCGAGCTGATGATGACCGGCCGCATTTTCGCACAGGATGCACGCCTCTATGCCGATATTGTGTTTTCGGATGCCGAACGCATTCGCATGCTCACCGATTTCCTCGGTCATCACACGGCCCTCGCCGAAATGGTGCGCACAGGCGACAAGGAACGGTTTATTCGTGAGTTCGAAACGGCAACCGATTTCTTCGGCGCATTCGGCGCGCAGGCCCTCAAAGAAAGCGGCTACCTCATAAACCGCCTCGCCGACCGCTTCGGCTAA
- a CDS encoding TolB family protein, whose amino-acid sequence MKKFFSLLLVAILIAAGCSDNPLSNMGFPGMGNYSYQVENELRNWDLVVMDFGEFGPRRAQIYRYKLPDTENREVLADSVFGFYEIKASHDGRYIAYLRDNSPEGAIEHVQKIAIYDLKDNIELKTDVDDIVYHSFTMAWSPNENNLLITNRAPGVEKTTMRILSVETMQVDEILEKSSILYPEWSSDGTHISFMEYQSFDVGDSALGNIVDVSTGAVTTITDGLLLFSNLKWSGKGNRLFFVEIFDERFYLSSISPDGSDVARLIKGRVFEPDDHGSFPGIIGPLPVHDRSVSVYPNGDYLNVHNFGFISDNSSYRVLVDVNNQRVNRFLRDFVYHSNVLYAPDGRLSYKRGKYEQETFPHVYVSLPNGNQLTQLIRTLASGGEVLVPKF is encoded by the coding sequence ATGAAAAAATTCTTCAGTCTTTTATTAGTTGCGATACTTATCGCTGCGGGATGTTCTGATAATCCTCTCAGTAATATGGGTTTTCCGGGGATGGGTAATTATAGTTATCAGGTTGAAAACGAGCTGAGGAATTGGGATTTGGTCGTTATGGATTTCGGTGAGTTTGGTCCGCGCAGGGCCCAAATTTACCGGTATAAGCTGCCGGATACTGAAAACAGAGAGGTTTTGGCGGATTCGGTGTTTGGTTTTTACGAGATAAAAGCGTCTCATGACGGCCGGTACATAGCGTACCTTAGAGACAATTCGCCGGAAGGCGCAATCGAACATGTTCAAAAGATTGCAATCTATGATTTAAAGGACAATATAGAATTGAAAACGGATGTGGACGATATTGTTTATCATTCATTTACCATGGCATGGTCACCAAATGAGAACAACTTACTTATAACGAACCGCGCACCGGGAGTTGAAAAAACTACGATGCGTATTCTGTCTGTGGAAACCATGCAGGTAGACGAAATTCTCGAAAAATCCTCCATTTTATATCCGGAATGGTCGTCTGACGGAACCCATATTAGTTTTATGGAATATCAGTCTTTTGATGTTGGAGATTCAGCGCTTGGAAATATTGTTGATGTTTCAACGGGTGCTGTGACTACCATTACAGATGGATTACTGCTTTTCAGCAATCTTAAATGGTCAGGGAAAGGCAACCGCTTGTTTTTTGTGGAAATTTTTGATGAACGCTTTTATCTGTCTTCAATTTCTCCGGACGGCTCAGATGTAGCGCGGTTGATTAAGGGAAGGGTTTTTGAGCCGGATGATCATGGCAGTTTTCCCGGAATCATTGGCCCTTTGCCAGTGCATGACCGCTCGGTATCCGTGTACCCCAACGGGGATTATCTGAATGTGCATAATTTTGGATTTATCAGCGATAACAGCAGCTACCGGGTATTGGTTGATGTAAATAATCAGCGCGTAAACAGGTTCTTACGCGACTTCGTCTATCATTCTAATGTGCTTTACGCTCCCGATGGCAGGCTGTCATACAAAAGGGGGAAATACGAGCAGGAAACCTTTCCACATGTGTATGTATCACTTCCTAATGGCAATCAGCTAACGCAATTGATAAGAACCCTTGCCTCGGGTGGTGAAGTATTGGTACCTAAATTTTAA
- a CDS encoding type II toxin-antitoxin system RelE/ParE family toxin has product MRVTFQPAAQKEMFESVAYYEQKDHGLGSKFLYEIDSTLSLISAYPESGTLLNAYARRVLLKGFPFGVVYRIYNNQIVILAIMHLRRKPNYWVKRS; this is encoded by the coding sequence ATGCGGGTAACATTTCAACCGGCTGCACAGAAAGAAATGTTCGAAAGTGTCGCCTATTATGAGCAGAAAGATCATGGCTTGGGATCAAAGTTTCTATATGAAATCGATAGTACGCTGAGTTTAATTTCGGCTTACCCGGAATCCGGGACGTTGTTAAATGCATACGCACGTCGGGTTTTATTGAAGGGCTTCCCGTTTGGCGTTGTATATCGAATTTATAATAATCAGATTGTCATTTTGGCAATAATGCACCTGCGGCGCAAGCCAAATTACTGGGTAAAACGTTCGTAA